In Sphingobacterium thalpophilum, a genomic segment contains:
- a CDS encoding TonB-dependent receptor encodes MIKIKNTSVSTNRWMYPAIPLSCLLVVSSLTTQATPFAPVKTNSKLSLAMQQTTIRGKVLDKDGKGIANVTVQIKGTNLATSTNASGSFEIKSQQNDATLVFTSIGYKSIETKAQAGSPLTITLENESKGLDEVVVVGFGTQKKENVTGSVSSIQMSEVVESRPVTSLSAGLAGQAPGLYVNQGSGRPGSDGGTLRVRGQGTLNNANPLVVIDGVIGDMNLINPQDVESISVLKDAASASIYGSRAANGVILITTKKGKSEQFKVIYNNYFSSQKPSNTIGMVSNYANYMELINEGYRNGDPNAKPIFSQEKIDLWRQDAGQDPLKYPNTDWVSDLFQNKISQNHNLSFTGGSDKIKFFGSYGLLNNPGIIEQATYKRHTGRINLEADVKPWLTLGANINGVVSKTDIGTNIIDDVFTFAAASTPGMVLRAPDGRFGSPNNPEDDPQSNNVLHRLYAQKGNINKNRFVSRFYGKLKPIEGLSIEGSYTYTYDDDFVYSQPVFNDRWNFLTNTIASAGTGRSSVTNESIKSYRYYMDGIAKYKNKLFEKLNYEVMVGASQEYFKDGWFAASKLDLVDPSLTVLNAATMDASASGNITDWAMRSFFGRINLSWDDKYLLEANLRTDGSSRFMSGKSRWGTFPSASFGWKVSSEDFYDIKWMPSLKFRASYGALGNNGTSDESFRKNANINNYEYLALYNPTNYVLNNQLYVGFAQTVLSNPFLTWENTYILNAGLDFDLFNYKLGGSIDVFNKVTDNILINLPAPLVVGNATIPRTNAAKVRNNGVELNLTYRDKIGDNFKFNIGGNFTFIDNKVVKFKGNDKSISGSNLLQEGYAINTQYILLTDRILQTDADMQLVQQMIDNAPIDPNTNQKVNPFASYGTPKKGDLLYKDTNGDGVINDNDRVPVGHGTAPRMTYGFNMGFDYKGFDFSVFLQGNAGNKVVWTDGYYTPTVRWGYQINQEIADGRWTEGATDAKFPRLLPYTDTRNTKNSDFWLQNKAFVRVKNIQLGYTVPNDITKRIQVQNLRVFASLENFWTITKYKGFDPEVSGTNYPTMKQAVFGVSLSF; translated from the coding sequence ATGATCAAGATCAAGAACACATCCGTTTCGACGAATCGTTGGATGTATCCGGCAATACCATTATCCTGCTTGTTGGTCGTATCTAGCCTGACAACACAAGCGACTCCATTTGCACCTGTTAAGACAAACAGCAAGCTTTCACTGGCCATGCAGCAGACAACCATTCGGGGTAAGGTTTTAGACAAAGATGGCAAAGGCATCGCCAATGTCACCGTTCAGATTAAAGGAACGAATCTAGCAACATCGACCAATGCAAGTGGTTCATTCGAAATCAAAAGTCAACAGAACGACGCAACATTGGTTTTCACGAGCATCGGTTATAAGAGTATCGAAACGAAGGCACAAGCTGGCAGCCCGCTTACGATCACCTTGGAGAATGAGTCCAAGGGACTCGACGAGGTTGTTGTTGTCGGTTTTGGTACACAGAAAAAAGAAAATGTAACCGGTTCGGTCTCTTCCATCCAGATGTCCGAGGTTGTGGAAAGCAGACCTGTAACCTCCTTGTCAGCTGGTCTAGCTGGACAGGCGCCGGGATTATATGTTAATCAGGGCTCAGGCAGACCGGGCAGTGATGGGGGAACACTACGTGTTCGCGGACAGGGAACACTCAATAATGCCAACCCACTTGTCGTGATCGACGGTGTTATTGGCGACATGAACCTGATCAACCCGCAAGATGTTGAAAGCATATCTGTTTTAAAAGATGCTGCTTCAGCGTCAATTTATGGTTCAAGAGCCGCAAATGGTGTTATCCTCATTACAACGAAAAAGGGTAAATCGGAGCAATTTAAAGTTATTTACAACAATTATTTCTCGAGTCAAAAACCATCCAATACCATTGGAATGGTTTCCAACTATGCCAACTATATGGAGCTGATCAATGAAGGCTATCGCAATGGCGATCCAAATGCTAAGCCCATATTTTCGCAGGAAAAAATCGACCTTTGGCGCCAGGACGCTGGACAGGATCCATTGAAATATCCCAATACGGACTGGGTTTCGGACCTTTTCCAGAACAAAATCAGCCAAAACCACAACCTTTCCTTTACCGGAGGTAGTGACAAAATCAAATTCTTTGGCTCCTATGGTCTCCTCAACAACCCTGGGATCATCGAACAGGCAACCTATAAACGTCATACCGGACGTATCAATCTAGAAGCGGATGTAAAACCCTGGTTAACGTTGGGAGCCAATATCAATGGTGTCGTTTCCAAAACAGATATTGGTACCAACATCATCGATGACGTATTTACTTTTGCCGCAGCAAGTACTCCAGGAATGGTACTGCGTGCGCCAGATGGAAGATTTGGTTCGCCAAACAATCCGGAAGATGACCCGCAGTCCAACAACGTACTTCACCGCCTTTATGCGCAGAAAGGTAACATCAACAAAAACCGCTTCGTGTCGCGCTTTTACGGAAAACTGAAACCCATCGAGGGACTTTCCATTGAAGGATCATACACCTATACCTATGACGATGATTTCGTCTATTCCCAACCCGTGTTCAATGACCGGTGGAACTTTTTGACAAATACAATTGCCTCAGCGGGTACAGGCCGTTCGTCGGTAACCAACGAATCGATCAAATCCTACCGCTATTACATGGATGGAATTGCCAAATATAAAAACAAGCTCTTTGAGAAACTGAACTATGAAGTCATGGTGGGCGCCAGCCAGGAGTATTTTAAAGATGGCTGGTTTGCGGCATCCAAACTCGATCTTGTAGATCCGTCGCTGACCGTTCTGAATGCGGCGACTATGGATGCCTCTGCTTCTGGCAATATCACCGATTGGGCGATGCGTTCGTTTTTTGGTCGGATCAACCTATCCTGGGATGACAAATATTTGTTGGAAGCCAATCTACGGACGGACGGTTCATCGCGTTTTATGAGCGGAAAAAGTCGATGGGGAACTTTCCCTTCAGCGTCCTTTGGCTGGAAGGTTTCTTCAGAAGATTTCTATGACATCAAATGGATGCCCAGCTTGAAATTCCGTGCATCGTATGGCGCCTTGGGTAACAATGGAACCTCCGATGAGTCTTTCCGCAAAAACGCCAACATCAACAATTATGAATATTTGGCGCTTTATAATCCCACAAACTATGTATTAAATAACCAGCTCTATGTGGGCTTTGCGCAAACAGTGCTGAGTAATCCTTTCTTGACCTGGGAAAATACCTATATCCTGAATGCTGGTTTGGATTTTGACCTCTTCAATTACAAACTGGGCGGCTCGATCGATGTCTTTAACAAAGTAACGGACAATATCTTAATCAATCTTCCCGCTCCGTTGGTTGTCGGAAATGCAACAATACCACGCACCAATGCGGCCAAAGTACGTAATAATGGTGTCGAGCTGAATTTAACTTACCGCGATAAAATTGGCGATAACTTTAAATTCAATATTGGCGGCAACTTTACCTTTATTGACAATAAAGTAGTCAAGTTTAAAGGCAATGACAAGTCTATCAGTGGTTCCAATTTGCTTCAAGAAGGTTATGCCATCAATACCCAATATATCCTGTTAACCGATCGCATATTACAGACGGATGCTGATATGCAGCTCGTACAGCAGATGATCGATAATGCGCCAATCGATCCGAATACCAATCAAAAAGTCAATCCATTCGCATCCTATGGTACACCTAAAAAAGGAGATCTTTTGTATAAAGACACCAATGGTGATGGCGTCATCAACGACAATGACAGGGTTCCGGTAGGCCATGGTACAGCGCCTCGCATGACCTATGGTTTTAACATGGGATTCGATTATAAAGGATTTGATTTCTCGGTCTTCTTGCAAGGTAACGCGGGCAACAAAGTGGTCTGGACGGATGGCTATTACACACCTACTGTTCGCTGGGGCTACCAGATCAATCAGGAAATTGCTGATGGCCGATGGACTGAAGGTGCTACAGATGCTAAATTCCCACGATTGCTGCCTTATACAGATACAAGAAATACCAAAAACAGCGATTTCTGGTTACAGAATAAGGCATTCGTCCGTGTAAAAAATATCCAGCTGGGCTATACAGTTCCAAACGATATTACGAAGCGGATACAGGTGCAAAATCTACGTGTTTTTGCATCGCTTGAAAATTTCTGGACCATAACCAAATATAAGGGTTTCGATCCGGAGGTTAGCGGCACCAACTATCCAACCATGAAACAGGCTGTTTTTGGTGTGAGTTTATCCTTTTAA
- a CDS encoding TonB-dependent receptor: protein MGPKALRAAESDFPNTMVLGKSDFYTGGLAAEYSNATAGVFDLKFRKGNTDKREYTFNVGVLGVGATLEGPFKKGGDASYLISYRYSSLSLLEKVGVKVSDTGVPKYQDLSFNFVFPTKKVGTFSLFGIGGLGKLQQTAERNYEKWEERTDAQDLDVKFNAGSAGVKHQYIANDRLYFTNIVSMSLSRNSNSTDTLTRDYTSSLYHKDKFTNTALRYAGTLNYRANNKNTIRAGLNASLLHYDLYALSYDTELAALTERINETGNTSTYDAFAQLKTVLNEKLTLNTGVHTNYFALSKSWSIEPRFGLTWHVATDQTISFGAGLYNRLEPLAYYFAKSSDQTSLEPNKPLSPTKSAQAVIGYEKNLSRTLRFKTEIYYQHLYDVPVSTDSDINFSLLNVSDIAAIGTSNYRQLVNKGTGKNYGIELTLEKSLSKGYYFMATTSLFDSKFKALNGKEYNTTFNTRYVGNLLMGKEWTAGKNKNNLFGLNAKFIYAGGRKYSPVLEEESLRLDEEVIDQDRINTLTADPYVRVDFSSSYRVNRKKVSHLFILDIQNLLNRENTVGMHYNFSKRIIEPQKWTGIIPTINYRIEF, encoded by the coding sequence TTGGGGCCGAAGGCGCTGCGGGCGGCGGAATCAGACTTTCCCAATACCATGGTATTGGGAAAGTCTGATTTCTATACCGGTGGACTTGCCGCGGAATACAGCAATGCAACGGCTGGTGTTTTTGATCTTAAGTTTCGTAAAGGAAATACCGACAAACGCGAATACACGTTTAACGTTGGAGTTCTGGGCGTAGGAGCAACGTTAGAAGGGCCTTTCAAAAAAGGAGGTGATGCCTCCTATTTGATTAGTTATCGCTATTCTTCCTTGAGCCTCCTTGAAAAAGTAGGTGTAAAAGTTTCAGACACAGGCGTCCCAAAATATCAGGATCTTTCTTTTAATTTTGTATTTCCCACAAAAAAGGTCGGAACTTTTTCCTTATTCGGCATAGGCGGCTTAGGAAAACTCCAACAAACTGCTGAACGTAATTACGAAAAATGGGAGGAACGGACAGATGCCCAGGATCTGGATGTAAAATTTAATGCCGGAAGTGCCGGAGTAAAACATCAGTACATTGCGAACGACAGATTATATTTTACAAACATTGTTTCCATGTCCCTTAGCCGTAATTCCAATAGCACCGATACATTAACACGGGACTATACTTCCAGCCTATATCACAAGGACAAATTTACGAATACGGCTCTTCGTTATGCAGGTACATTAAACTATCGTGCCAACAATAAAAACACAATTAGAGCGGGCTTAAATGCAAGTTTATTACATTATGACCTCTATGCGCTGTCCTACGACACCGAGCTAGCGGCATTGACAGAGCGGATTAATGAGACTGGAAATACAAGTACTTATGATGCTTTTGCACAGTTAAAAACAGTATTAAACGAAAAATTGACGCTCAACACCGGCGTACATACAAATTACTTTGCGCTGAGCAAGAGCTGGTCTATCGAGCCAAGATTTGGCCTTACCTGGCATGTTGCCACAGACCAAACGATTTCCTTTGGAGCCGGCTTATATAACCGACTGGAGCCCTTGGCTTATTATTTTGCCAAGAGTAGCGATCAAACAAGCCTTGAGCCAAACAAGCCTCTTTCGCCAACGAAATCTGCTCAGGCTGTTATTGGCTATGAAAAGAACCTAAGCAGAACACTCCGGTTTAAGACAGAAATCTATTATCAGCATCTGTATGATGTCCCAGTATCTACCGATTCCGACATCAACTTCTCCCTACTCAATGTATCGGATATTGCAGCCATTGGTACATCAAACTACCGTCAGCTTGTCAATAAAGGAACCGGCAAAAATTACGGCATTGAGCTCACGCTTGAGAAGTCTTTGAGCAAGGGCTATTACTTCATGGCAACGACCTCCCTTTTTGATTCGAAGTTCAAGGCGCTTAATGGTAAAGAGTACAATACCACATTCAACACACGTTATGTAGGAAATTTGCTGATGGGGAAAGAATGGACCGCGGGAAAGAATAAAAATAATCTGTTCGGTCTGAATGCCAAATTTATTTATGCCGGCGGAAGAAAATATTCCCCTGTTCTAGAAGAAGAATCGCTTCGTTTAGACGAAGAAGTTATTGACCAAGATCGCATCAATACCCTGACTGCCGATCCCTACGTACGTGTTGATTTCTCATCGAGCTATCGGGTTAACCGCAAAAAAGTAAGCCATCTGTTTATTTTGGATATTCAGAATCTACTTAATAGAGAGAACACGGTAGGCATGCACTATAATTTCAGCAAACGCATCATTGAACCCCAAAAATGGACTGGTATTATTCCAACCATTAACTACCGGATTGAATTCTAA
- a CDS encoding RagB/SusD family nutrient uptake outer membrane protein, giving the protein MKKISLLIAGCIALSSCYKLDTTPYSQVSASTFWQNEDQALAGVLGCYNDLKKEATFGLQFSYDGLTDIGLGYDPPGLGEVISGTFTDRSSIIVDRWQAAYDLIQRCNHAIAHIQPMTIDKAKQEGFIAEAKFLRALMYFQLTNLYGALPIYDETVDLNKDFADLKNSRSSVEDVNKFILNDLNYAIEKLPVSYDAKYYGRVTKGAAYALRGKVALYNKDWAGAIRDFEEIVYNKTNTYGYSLNTSYSALFTMDGDQSPEMIFAIQNMGGTGFPYGMPMAFYMGTRSTFGSDWNNCLPSTRLADRYENRDGSPFNWNDYFPNYTTDNAVKKQAMESTQSGGTLTKVPDTAKLRQIYANRDPRMNQTLIVPYSHYLGWNANKERDMQLILATGVNENFGQIRNNRGWYTYLWRKFVPEGNLKGAITDRAHTPINFPIIRLGDVLLMLSEAYNESNQLDKAITELNKVRTRSKMPALNSGSSFLAVGSKADMSKRIQHERAVELAGEGWRYFDLKRWNLLESVSKDYIEKSITGDNLVTRGYQSRHKLWPIPGQEIEMNPALLPQNQDW; this is encoded by the coding sequence ATGAAAAAGATTTCACTACTCATAGCCGGATGCATTGCTTTATCATCTTGTTATAAGCTTGACACGACACCATATAGTCAGGTAAGTGCTAGCACATTCTGGCAAAATGAAGACCAGGCCTTAGCTGGCGTACTGGGCTGTTATAATGACTTAAAAAAAGAAGCCACCTTCGGCTTACAATTTTCTTACGATGGACTTACCGATATTGGCCTGGGCTATGATCCTCCGGGCTTGGGCGAGGTGATCAGCGGAACGTTCACCGACCGTTCATCTATTATTGTGGATAGATGGCAAGCAGCCTACGATCTGATCCAACGCTGTAATCATGCAATCGCGCATATCCAGCCCATGACCATAGACAAGGCCAAACAGGAGGGCTTTATTGCGGAAGCGAAGTTCTTACGTGCGCTGATGTACTTCCAGCTCACCAATCTCTATGGCGCCTTACCAATATACGATGAAACTGTCGACTTGAACAAAGATTTCGCTGATCTTAAAAATAGTCGCTCTTCTGTAGAAGATGTCAATAAGTTTATCCTCAATGACCTGAACTATGCAATTGAGAAATTGCCGGTAAGCTATGATGCCAAGTATTATGGCCGGGTCACCAAAGGAGCTGCGTATGCTTTGAGAGGAAAAGTAGCCCTTTACAATAAAGATTGGGCTGGAGCAATCCGGGATTTTGAAGAGATTGTTTACAACAAGACCAACACCTATGGTTACAGTTTAAATACAAGCTATTCCGCGTTATTCACCATGGATGGCGATCAATCGCCGGAGATGATTTTTGCCATTCAGAATATGGGCGGCACCGGTTTCCCGTATGGCATGCCAATGGCCTTCTATATGGGAACGCGCTCAACCTTTGGTAGTGACTGGAACAACTGTTTGCCGAGCACACGCCTTGCAGATCGTTACGAAAACCGTGATGGAAGCCCTTTTAACTGGAACGACTATTTCCCCAACTATACAACGGATAATGCGGTCAAAAAACAGGCGATGGAGTCGACACAATCAGGTGGAACGCTAACCAAAGTACCTGATACAGCAAAACTGCGTCAGATCTATGCCAATCGCGATCCTCGGATGAATCAAACCTTGATCGTACCTTATTCACATTACTTAGGATGGAATGCAAACAAAGAAAGAGATATGCAGCTGATATTGGCAACCGGTGTAAACGAAAACTTTGGTCAGATCCGCAACAATCGGGGTTGGTACACCTATCTATGGCGGAAATTTGTTCCTGAAGGGAACCTAAAAGGCGCCATTACCGATCGCGCACATACACCGATCAATTTCCCTATCATACGCTTGGGCGATGTACTTTTGATGCTTTCCGAAGCGTACAACGAGTCCAATCAATTGGACAAAGCGATTACTGAGCTTAACAAAGTACGTACCCGTTCAAAAATGCCGGCGCTAAATAGTGGCAGTTCATTTTTGGCAGTCGGTAGTAAAGCAGATATGAGTAAACGTATCCAGCACGAACGGGCCGTAGAACTAGCAGGTGAAGGATGGCGTTATTTTGATCTTAAGCGCTGGAACCTCTTAGAAAGCGTTTCCAAAGACTACATCGAAAAAAGTATTACCGGAGACAATCTCGTCACCCGGGGTTACCAAAGCCGTCATAAGCTTTGGCCAATACCAGGACAAGAGATTGAAATGAACCCGGCATTACTACCACAAAATCAAGATTGGTAA
- a CDS encoding outer membrane beta-barrel protein, with the protein MMNIKKTALLLCLSLGAYAGYAQTKWNVKAGVAFSNVDAKNKAGDKASTAAVGGLYLGLGPTLRLSDNFSLEPAFIFAKRGFERNEGNVIGWGKDFKAHTSYIEMPIDVVFNATIGAGKLEVGIGPYIGYGLGGKWKTSGPVHLGDIAIGEEGDIKFTNDASEGEYGSYNLGRPFDYGARAKVNYLFREHYLVCIEFQKGIANLESKWGDYKSGNAIRNRSLGISVGYRF; encoded by the coding sequence ATGATGAATATCAAAAAAACCGCGTTATTGTTATGTCTGTCACTTGGAGCATATGCAGGCTATGCACAGACAAAATGGAATGTAAAAGCCGGAGTCGCCTTTTCAAATGTGGATGCTAAAAATAAAGCGGGCGATAAGGCCAGCACGGCCGCGGTCGGAGGCCTGTATTTGGGACTCGGTCCCACATTACGCCTCAGCGATAATTTCTCTTTAGAACCGGCCTTTATATTCGCTAAACGTGGATTTGAACGAAATGAGGGAAATGTTATAGGCTGGGGTAAGGATTTTAAAGCACATACGTCTTATATCGAAATGCCTATCGATGTTGTTTTTAATGCTACGATTGGTGCAGGTAAACTGGAGGTCGGTATAGGCCCTTATATCGGTTATGGATTAGGTGGGAAATGGAAAACCTCAGGCCCTGTCCACTTAGGTGATATTGCCATTGGTGAGGAGGGCGATATTAAATTTACGAACGACGCCAGTGAAGGTGAATATGGAAGCTATAATCTTGGGAGACCTTTTGATTATGGCGCTCGTGCAAAAGTGAACTATCTTTTTAGGGAACATTATCTTGTCTGCATAGAATTTCAGAAAGGAATTGCCAATTTAGAATCCAAATGGGGGGATTATAAATCCGGGAATGCTATACGTAACCGCTCTTTGGGTATTTCAGTTGGCTATCGGTTTTAG